A window of the Armatimonadia bacterium genome harbors these coding sequences:
- a CDS encoding HNH endonuclease, with translation MATNGRVLVLNQNYEPLNVTSWQRAVTLIYLGKASTVQPDGKVLRSCTKSLRMPSVVRLNYHVRRPLPEVRISRSSIMARDGYTCQYCGKKAKNLTLDHVIPKERSGGHTWENLVACCVECNNKKGNKTLEDAQMTLARPPRRPRFIPYLSYATFTDALRHQEWRDYLEPFAPQLISD, from the coding sequence ATGGCTACGAACGGACGCGTGCTTGTCCTCAACCAGAACTACGAACCGCTCAATGTCACTAGCTGGCAGCGGGCCGTCACCCTCATCTACCTGGGAAAGGCCAGTACTGTCCAGCCGGATGGCAAGGTCCTGCGCTCCTGCACGAAGAGCCTTCGCATGCCCTCGGTGGTCCGGCTCAACTACCACGTTCGGCGTCCTTTGCCTGAGGTGAGGATCTCGCGTTCGAGCATCATGGCCCGCGACGGCTATACCTGCCAGTACTGTGGCAAGAAGGCCAAGAACCTCACGCTGGACCACGTCATCCCGAAGGAGCGCAGCGGCGGGCACACCTGGGAGAACCTCGTCGCCTGCTGCGTTGAGTGCAACAACAAGAAGGGGAACAAGACGCTTGAGGATGCCCAGATGACACTGGCGCGGCCCCCACGGCGACCGCGCTTCATCCCCTATCTGAGCTATGCCACCTTCACCGACGCCCTGCGGCACCAGGAGTGGCGCGACTACCTGGAGCCCTTTGCGCCACAGCTGATCTCTGACTAA
- a CDS encoding Gfo/Idh/MocA family oxidoreductase gives MPTTKKTSTKSSDIGFGIIGCGVIAPTHRDAIKGAPGAKLVACCDIVLDKAKKFADDSGTGVKAYRNVEDMLNQDNVEAVCVCVPSGLHGDVAIMAMEAGKHVLCEKPMDITLAKIDAMVETSRACNRKLSGVFQRRTYAQSKKVREAVRSGKLGKLVLGDCYQKYFRSHQYYASGDWRATWGLDGGGALMNQGVHGIDLLLYLMGDVKRLSAYCRRLVRNIEVEDTAVAIVEFVNGAVGVIEGTTSVTPGYGCDIEISGDNGTIKLKGDKIAVWDVKGEEGAEVQGEGGKGTAADPTAGLTATGHTQHVADLVQAIREDREVEIPGSEARRAVEVIKAIYKSSREGGATVEFPLAYEDDGPGIEPSTTSSWFE, from the coding sequence ATGCCCACCACCAAGAAGACGTCGACCAAGAGCAGTGACATCGGATTCGGGATCATCGGCTGCGGCGTGATCGCGCCGACGCACCGTGACGCAATCAAGGGTGCACCGGGTGCCAAGCTCGTAGCCTGCTGCGACATCGTCCTCGACAAGGCCAAGAAGTTCGCCGACGATAGCGGCACCGGCGTCAAGGCCTACCGCAACGTGGAAGACATGCTCAACCAGGACAACGTCGAAGCCGTCTGCGTCTGTGTCCCCAGCGGTCTCCACGGCGACGTCGCGATCATGGCCATGGAAGCCGGCAAGCACGTCCTGTGCGAGAAGCCCATGGACATCACCCTGGCCAAGATCGATGCCATGGTCGAGACCTCCAGGGCCTGCAACCGCAAGCTCTCCGGCGTCTTCCAGCGCCGCACCTACGCGCAGTCCAAGAAGGTCCGCGAGGCCGTGCGCAGCGGCAAGCTCGGCAAGCTCGTCCTTGGTGACTGCTACCAGAAGTACTTCCGCAGCCACCAGTACTATGCCAGTGGCGACTGGCGCGCCACCTGGGGTCTCGACGGCGGCGGCGCACTCATGAATCAGGGCGTCCACGGTATCGACCTGCTCCTCTACCTCATGGGTGACGTCAAGCGCCTCAGCGCCTACTGCCGGCGCCTCGTCCGCAACATCGAAGTTGAAGACACAGCCGTCGCCATCGTTGAGTTCGTCAATGGCGCCGTCGGCGTGATCGAGGGCACCACCTCCGTCACCCCGGGCTACGGCTGCGACATCGAGATCAGCGGCGACAACGGCACCATCAAGCTCAAGGGCGACAAGATCGCTGTCTGGGACGTCAAGGGCGAAGAGGGCGCCGAGGTCCAGGGCGAAGGCGGCAAGGGGACTGCAGCCGACCCGACTGCCGGCCTCACCGCCACCGGCCACACCCAGCATGTTGCCGACCTCGTCCAGGCCATCCGTGAGGACCGCGAAGTCGAGATCCCGGGCTCCGAGGCCCGCAGGGCCGTCGAGGTCATCAAGGCCATCTACAAGTCCAGCCGAGAGGGCGGCGCGACCGTCGAGTTCCCTCTGGCCTACGAGGACGATGGCCCCGGCATCGAACCCAGCACCACCAGCAGTTGGTTTGAGTAG
- a CDS encoding phosphotransferase codes for MKSEGKHRARKSGDTGRGLSSYEVTEVLRAYNVGKLQFTRPGAGTASPAVIVVTNRGTFFLKRRNPRYCSRGQLNYDHSVVRHLAKSGLPVVTPVRTLDGSRWLEREESIYELYPFIVGKAAQLGNVDQVKAAGGLLGRFHRATEDFAPKGEKPQVRMHDPRATLAGLREAGQELQTRQRRAEDPPERLDSWASQLAELEDTAHDILQRLPDAAYWGLPQCVIHGDYHPANLKYQGNEIVGLFDFDWVGKQPRMVDVADGLIFGCGVRKAPMDAGDIRALTQTFRFDRALLGSFGQGYGAEIEPTAEELRALPDLLRARWLFCRVDAMQRKVAQRERLSYLLEDAGEPLAQISQLEEGLQAGEWLRG; via the coding sequence ATGAAGAGCGAAGGCAAGCACCGCGCACGGAAGTCCGGCGACACAGGCAGGGGCCTCAGCAGCTATGAGGTCACCGAGGTGCTGCGGGCCTACAATGTCGGCAAGCTCCAGTTCACACGGCCCGGTGCAGGCACGGCCAGTCCGGCCGTCATCGTGGTCACCAACCGTGGCACCTTCTTCCTCAAGCGGCGCAATCCCCGGTACTGCTCGCGGGGGCAGCTCAACTACGACCACTCGGTGGTCCGGCATCTGGCCAAGTCCGGCCTGCCGGTGGTCACGCCGGTCCGCACCCTGGACGGCAGTCGCTGGCTGGAGCGCGAGGAGAGCATCTACGAGCTCTACCCCTTCATCGTGGGCAAGGCTGCGCAGTTGGGGAACGTCGACCAGGTGAAAGCGGCCGGCGGACTCCTGGGCCGGTTCCATCGCGCCACCGAGGACTTCGCACCCAAGGGCGAAAAGCCCCAGGTGCGCATGCACGACCCGCGAGCGACCCTGGCCGGTCTGCGAGAGGCGGGCCAGGAGCTGCAGACCCGGCAGCGCAGGGCCGAGGACCCGCCCGAACGCCTGGACAGTTGGGCCTCTCAGTTGGCGGAGTTGGAGGACACGGCGCACGACATCCTCCAGCGGCTCCCGGATGCCGCCTACTGGGGCCTTCCGCAGTGTGTCATCCACGGCGACTACCACCCGGCGAACCTCAAGTACCAGGGCAACGAGATCGTGGGCCTGTTCGACTTCGACTGGGTGGGGAAACAGCCGCGGATGGTGGACGTTGCAGACGGGCTCATCTTCGGATGCGGAGTCCGGAAGGCACCCATGGACGCCGGCGACATTCGGGCACTGACACAGACCTTCCGGTTCGATCGGGCGCTTCTTGGGTCCTTCGGGCAGGGGTATGGGGCCGAGATAGAGCCGACTGCCGAAGAGTTGCGCGCTCTGCCGGATCTGCTCCGGGCGCGCTGGCTCTTCTGCCGGGTCGACGCGATGCAGCGCAAGGTGGCACAGAGGGAGCGGCTGTCCTACCTGCTGGAGGACGCCGGTGAGCCGCTCGCGCAGATCAGCCAACTCGAGGAAGGGCTACAAGCAGGTGAGTGGCTGCGGGGTTAG
- a CDS encoding YARHG domain-containing protein, protein MKPLYPVLLVLAAVLLSLTGCVKPPPGYPVADNPQPSPSEASPSETAPPMENLAPENSAVAAAPPTTVPEAANAVDLSAFPEPSSNAAPAASGPAPAQGESQAKPGETKEARTSSARTSASASRRSEGSTTRASSRSETRRPRPDNSDPTWRRVKDQEWGNEGRYPWASEVKVSSGTLSHYSNRQLSQMAAEIEARQGRSFSNPAWQQHFDEQDWYYKGALHSRSASEVEAANLRAIRAYQRKHYGRAWEPSGND, encoded by the coding sequence ATGAAACCACTCTATCCTGTGCTCCTGGTGCTCGCGGCCGTTCTGCTCTCCCTCACAGGTTGCGTCAAGCCACCACCCGGCTATCCGGTGGCCGACAACCCGCAGCCAAGCCCGTCTGAGGCCTCCCCGTCCGAGACAGCGCCGCCGATGGAGAACCTGGCTCCCGAGAACTCCGCCGTGGCTGCCGCACCACCGACGACAGTTCCCGAGGCCGCGAATGCCGTTGACCTGAGCGCCTTCCCGGAGCCCAGCTCGAACGCTGCGCCGGCAGCGTCGGGTCCGGCCCCTGCTCAAGGCGAGTCCCAGGCCAAGCCCGGCGAGACGAAGGAGGCCCGGACGTCTTCCGCCAGGACCTCCGCTTCCGCCTCGAGACGATCCGAAGGCTCCACTACCAGGGCGTCCAGCCGCAGTGAGACCAGGCGTCCCCGGCCCGACAACAGTGACCCCACCTGGCGCCGCGTGAAGGACCAGGAGTGGGGAAACGAGGGCAGGTACCCCTGGGCCTCGGAGGTGAAGGTCTCTTCCGGCACGCTCTCGCACTACTCGAACCGACAGTTATCACAGATGGCCGCCGAGATCGAGGCTCGCCAGGGTCGCTCCTTCAGCAACCCTGCGTGGCAGCAGCACTTCGACGAGCAGGATTGGTACTACAAGGGCGCGCTGCATTCCCGCTCAGCCTCTGAGGTCGAGGCCGCCAACCTCAGGGCCATCCGCGCCTATCAGAGGAAACACTACGGCCGGGCCTGGGAACCCTCCGGGAATGACTAG